From a region of the Candidatus Kuenenbacteria bacterium genome:
- a CDS encoding TIGR00282 family metallophosphoesterase, with amino-acid sequence MKIIFFGDVTGKIGRLALAEIIPKYKKKYKSDLIIANGENIAHGTGVTEDTLRELLAAGVDLVTTGNHVFAKKGYEEVFTNFENKIIRPANYPEGLPGRGYATIKIKNKRVCVINLNGRVFLQENFEDPFREFDKIEKLLKIAKSDIVVVDFHAEATSEKNAFGWYVDGRVSAVLGTHTHVPTSDNKILPKGTAFVSDVGMVGARDSIIGVEKEGPLNLFLTQIPTRFEIPEEGIAQINAVLVEIDEKSGRAKKIERLDSEVKI; translated from the coding sequence ATGAAGATAATATTTTTTGGTGATGTGACTGGAAAGATAGGCCGGCTGGCGCTGGCGGAGATCATCCCAAAATATAAAAAGAAATATAAGTCGGATTTGATTATTGCCAATGGGGAAAATATTGCTCATGGGACCGGAGTGACAGAAGACACATTGCGTGAGCTTTTGGCCGCAGGGGTTGATTTGGTGACGACTGGTAATCATGTTTTTGCCAAGAAGGGCTATGAAGAAGTGTTTACCAATTTTGAAAATAAAATTATTCGACCTGCCAATTATCCAGAAGGTTTGCCGGGGAGAGGATATGCCACTATCAAGATAAAAAACAAAAGAGTCTGTGTGATAAATCTGAATGGCCGGGTATTTTTGCAGGAAAATTTTGAAGACCCTTTTCGGGAATTTGATAAAATAGAAAAATTGCTAAAGATAGCAAAAAGTGATATAGTGGTGGTAGATTTTCACGCAGAGGCGACCTCGGAAAAAAATGCTTTTGGCTGGTATGTGGATGGTCGGGTGAGCGCAGTACTTGGCACCCACACTCATGTGCCGACCAGTGATAATAAAATTTTACCCAAAGGAACGGCTTTTGTATCTGATGTGGGCATGGTGGGAGCCAGAGATAGTATAATTGGAGTAGAAAAAGAAGGGCCATTGAATTTATTTTTAACCCAGATACCAACCAGATTTGAGATACCAGAAGAGGGGATAGCACAGATCAATGCGGTTTTGGTGGAGATAGACGAGAAGAGTGGGCGAGCCAAAAAAATTGAACGTCTAGATAGTGAAGTAAAAATTTAA
- the pnp gene encoding polyribonucleotide nucleotidyltransferase, whose amino-acid sequence MKKIDSFETAIGGKNLIIEVGKYAEQSAGSCTVTYGGTVVLATVCLSSSIREGIDYFPLMVDFDEKLYAAGKIKGSRFIKREGRATDEAILAGRLIDRSIRPLFPEAIKNDVQVVVSVLSFDGENDPDILSLVAAATAISISPIPWNGPIAGVRVGRINGEWVINPSYEARSKSQLDLVVSANKDKVVMLEAGAEEIPEDVMIEGIKFGHKHAQSLIKLIEDITSKIGKPKMDISPKLTDEEKILAEKIETKVKNFINPEKINSIFTYTAKDELKKNIETAKEELDTLLKADNEISKDDRKKGVGLVEGLIDGHMRQLILESGRRPDNRGLDQIRPLSAEVGVLPRTHGSGLFQRGETQVLSVVTLGAPSDEQTLDTMEESGKKRYMHHYNFPPFSVGEVGPLRGPGRREIGHGALAEKALVPMIPNKEEFPYTIRVVSEVLSSNGSSSQASICGSTLSLMDAGVPIKKPVAGIAMGLITDYQDINKYRILTDIQGFEDHSGDMDFKIAGTADGITAVQMDTKIHGLTEDIIKDTFAQAKKARLEILEVMKQAIAAPRVELSPYAPRITTLHINPDKIRDVIGPGGKMINKIIAETGVNIDIEDDGLVFITATSPEGSVKAKEWIELLTAEAEVGKTYHGKVTRMFDFGAMVEFLPKQEGLIHVSEMAPFRVNTPEDIIHIGDEVPVKVVGIDDQGRVNLSLKQTDFDYSGFTPPAMQPSRPFRPRDDRGHGHDRGHDHRRPRF is encoded by the coding sequence ATGAAAAAAATCGATAGTTTTGAGACTGCCATTGGTGGCAAAAATCTCATCATCGAAGTCGGCAAATACGCCGAACAGTCCGCAGGCTCCTGTACTGTCACCTATGGTGGGACAGTCGTTTTGGCCACTGTCTGTCTTAGTTCTAGCATAAGAGAAGGGATTGATTATTTTCCCCTCATGGTAGACTTTGACGAAAAACTTTACGCCGCCGGAAAAATAAAAGGCTCGCGCTTTATCAAACGCGAAGGGCGTGCCACTGACGAAGCCATATTGGCCGGTCGTCTAATTGATCGTTCTATCCGCCCCCTTTTTCCCGAAGCAATAAAAAATGATGTCCAGGTGGTCGTTTCTGTTTTATCTTTTGACGGTGAAAACGACCCAGATATTTTGAGCTTGGTCGCCGCTGCCACCGCTATTAGTATCTCTCCTATTCCCTGGAACGGCCCGATTGCCGGCGTCCGCGTTGGCCGTATCAATGGTGAGTGGGTCATAAACCCAAGCTATGAAGCTCGCTCCAAAAGCCAACTTGATTTGGTTGTTTCTGCCAACAAAGATAAGGTAGTTATGCTCGAGGCTGGCGCCGAGGAAATACCTGAAGATGTCATGATTGAGGGCATAAAATTTGGCCACAAACACGCTCAGTCTTTGATAAAATTAATTGAAGACATCACCTCAAAAATAGGCAAACCCAAAATGGATATCTCCCCCAAGCTGACAGATGAAGAAAAAATCCTAGCAGAAAAAATTGAAACCAAAGTCAAAAATTTTATCAACCCCGAAAAGATCAACTCTATCTTTACTTATACGGCCAAAGATGAACTGAAAAAAAATATCGAAACGGCCAAAGAGGAATTAGACACTCTCCTCAAGGCTGATAATGAAATTTCCAAAGATGATCGCAAAAAGGGAGTTGGCCTCGTTGAAGGACTCATAGACGGACACATGAGACAATTAATCTTGGAGTCTGGCCGCCGCCCAGACAACCGTGGATTGGATCAAATTCGTCCACTCTCAGCTGAGGTCGGCGTTTTGCCTCGCACCCACGGCTCTGGCCTCTTCCAGCGTGGTGAGACACAGGTTCTCTCTGTGGTGACCCTTGGCGCACCGTCAGACGAACAGACCCTTGATACTATGGAAGAATCTGGCAAAAAACGTTACATGCATCATTATAATTTTCCTCCATTCTCTGTTGGCGAGGTTGGTCCGCTCAGAGGGCCTGGCCGCCGGGAAATCGGTCATGGGGCTCTAGCTGAAAAAGCCCTAGTGCCCATGATCCCAAATAAAGAAGAATTTCCTTACACGATCCGTGTCGTTTCCGAAGTCCTCTCCTCCAACGGGTCTTCATCTCAAGCCTCCATCTGCGGCTCCACTCTTTCTCTCATGGATGCTGGTGTACCAATAAAAAAACCAGTTGCCGGTATTGCCATGGGGCTCATAACCGACTATCAGGATATCAACAAATACCGCATCCTGACCGACATTCAAGGCTTTGAAGATCATAGCGGTGATATGGATTTCAAAATTGCCGGCACCGCTGATGGTATCACTGCTGTCCAGATGGACACCAAAATTCATGGCTTGACTGAAGACATTATAAAAGACACTTTCGCCCAAGCTAAAAAAGCTCGCTTGGAAATTTTGGAAGTTATGAAACAAGCTATTGCCGCTCCACGAGTAGAACTCTCCCCCTATGCCCCACGTATTACTACTCTCCACATCAACCCGGATAAAATCCGCGATGTTATCGGCCCGGGCGGCAAAATGATCAATAAAATTATCGCCGAAACAGGTGTCAATATTGATATTGAAGATGATGGCTTGGTCTTTATCACCGCTACTTCGCCAGAAGGATCAGTAAAAGCCAAAGAATGGATAGAGCTTCTGACCGCTGAAGCTGAGGTGGGAAAAACATATCACGGCAAAGTCACTCGTATGTTTGACTTTGGCGCTATGGTAGAATTTTTACCCAAGCAAGAGGGCCTGATTCATGTTTCCGAGATGGCCCCCTTCCGCGTCAATACACCAGAAGATATTATTCATATTGGTGATGAGGTCCCAGTCAAAGTTGTCGGCATTGATGATCAAGGTCGGGTCAATCTCTCCCTCAAACAAACCGACTTTGATTATTCTGGCTTTACCCCACCAGCCATGCAACCATCGCGACCTTTCCGCCCGCGCGATGATAGAGGCCACGGTCACGATCGCGGTCACGATCATCGCCGACCGAGATTCTAA
- the rny gene encoding ribonuclease Y, translating to MEVLIFLLVLGIGVTVGYYFRRTIAKHDAQTAEARVEKIISEAKDKYRELILEAKNKSLEVLENAKQEEDKRRRELLEIQRRLEKREGMFDQKLLEFEDKRTKLSEKEKSIDALKEDLQKIKERGMEKLEKIAALTKDEAKQVLINNVESEVKEELYNRVRKLERQTTEELEEKAKHILSSVIERCATSHSAETTTTTVNLPSDEMKGRIIGKEGRNIKAIEQLTGTELIVDETPGTIWVSGFSPIRRQVARVALEKLMADGRIHPGRIEEAIEAAKKDLSIEIKKAGEDAMYTVGVGGLDPKLVQILGRLKYRTSYGHNVLQHSIEVSLLSGLLAQDLGADVAIAKKGGLLHDIGKAVDHEVKGGHPEIGYDIMKKFGLPEEIARVSLEHHQDHPESLEGVIVKTADAISGARPGARKDTYEQYVQRLDDLENTAKNIAGVEKVYAIQAGRELRVFVEPSVVDDWGAKKLAREVADKIEQELKYPGEIRVLVIRETRVEEYAR from the coding sequence ATGGAAGTTTTAATATTTTTGCTAGTACTCGGTATAGGCGTGACCGTCGGGTACTATTTTCGTCGTACTATTGCGAAGCACGATGCCCAGACAGCCGAGGCTAGAGTAGAAAAGATAATTTCCGAAGCTAAGGATAAATATCGAGAACTTATTTTGGAAGCCAAAAATAAATCTTTGGAGGTCTTGGAAAACGCCAAACAAGAGGAAGACAAGAGACGCAGGGAGCTTTTGGAGATCCAACGAAGACTGGAAAAAAGAGAAGGGATGTTTGACCAAAAGCTTTTGGAATTTGAGGATAAGAGGACAAAGTTGTCTGAAAAAGAAAAAAGTATAGACGCCCTGAAGGAAGATTTACAAAAGATAAAGGAGCGGGGCATGGAAAAGCTGGAGAAGATAGCTGCTTTGACCAAGGATGAAGCGAAGCAGGTTTTGATTAATAACGTGGAGTCCGAGGTAAAAGAGGAGCTTTATAATAGGGTACGTAAATTAGAAAGACAGACCACAGAGGAGCTCGAGGAAAAAGCCAAACATATCTTGTCATCGGTAATAGAGCGTTGTGCTACCTCACATTCGGCTGAAACGACCACGACAACTGTCAACCTGCCGAGTGACGAGATGAAGGGGAGAATAATCGGCAAAGAGGGACGCAACATAAAAGCAATTGAACAATTGACCGGGACAGAATTGATTGTCGATGAAACTCCGGGTACAATTTGGGTGTCTGGTTTTAGCCCAATTAGAAGGCAGGTTGCCAGAGTGGCTCTGGAAAAATTGATGGCTGACGGCCGGATTCATCCAGGTAGGATAGAAGAGGCAATAGAAGCTGCAAAAAAGGATTTATCTATTGAAATAAAAAAAGCAGGCGAAGACGCTATGTATACTGTGGGAGTTGGCGGATTGGATCCAAAATTGGTGCAAATTTTGGGCCGTTTGAAATACAGAACCAGTTATGGACACAATGTTTTGCAGCACTCAATAGAGGTGTCTTTGTTATCAGGACTTTTGGCCCAGGATCTTGGAGCAGACGTGGCGATTGCCAAAAAAGGAGGCCTTTTACACGACATTGGCAAAGCAGTTGATCATGAAGTAAAAGGCGGGCATCCAGAGATTGGCTATGATATTATGAAGAAGTTTGGCTTGCCAGAAGAAATAGCCAGAGTCTCCTTGGAACATCATCAGGACCACCCAGAATCTCTCGAAGGTGTTATAGTAAAAACAGCGGATGCAATTTCTGGGGCAAGGCCAGGGGCTAGAAAGGATACTTATGAGCAATATGTACAGCGTTTGGATGATCTCGAAAATACTGCCAAAAATATTGCTGGGGTGGAAAAGGTTTATGCGATACAGGCGGGCAGAGAATTGCGGGTATTTGTGGAACCAAGCGTGGTGGATGATTGGGGTGCTAAAAAATTGGCCAGAGAGGTAGCTGATAAAATAGAGCAGGAGTTGAAATACCCAGGTGAGATAAGAGTGTTGGTGATAAGAGAGACGCGGGTAGAGGAATATGCCAGATAA
- a CDS encoding HU family DNA-binding protein, whose amino-acid sequence MNKASLIEKIAEKTGVDRRHVLQVLDSFEATVIEQLKAGDEVTLTGFGTFIAKFRSARGGVNPQKPEERIQVPAVTVPKFRAGKTLKDALKSK is encoded by the coding sequence ATGAACAAAGCTAGTTTAATAGAAAAAATTGCCGAGAAAACCGGAGTAGACAGGAGACATGTGCTGCAGGTCTTGGATTCTTTTGAAGCAACAGTGATCGAACAGCTCAAAGCAGGCGATGAGGTGACCTTGACCGGATTTGGTACATTTATCGCCAAATTCAGATCAGCCAGAGGTGGAGTCAATCCGCAGAAACCAGAGGAAAGAATCCAGGTGCCAGCAGTGACAGTACCGAAATTTCGGGCAGGGAAGACCTTGAAAGACGCGCTGAAGAGCAAATAG
- the rpsO gene encoding 30S ribosomal protein S15: protein MLDRDKKQALIKKFKTHDNDTGSPQVQIAILTEEIHELTDHLKKHKKDFSSRRGLFRKVNLRRKLLLFLSKTEPENYEALVKKLKIKKITEPEGKKDILEEEAIKTEEETNEEEN, encoded by the coding sequence ATGTTGGATCGAGACAAAAAACAGGCCTTGATCAAAAAGTTCAAGACCCACGACAACGACACTGGTTCACCCCAGGTCCAGATTGCTATTTTGACCGAAGAAATTCACGAGCTCACCGACCACCTAAAAAAACACAAAAAAGATTTCTCCTCTCGCCGTGGTCTTTTTAGAAAAGTAAATCTGCGCCGCAAGCTTCTTTTATTTTTGAGTAAAACGGAACCTGAAAACTATGAGGCTCTTGTCAAAAAACTGAAAATCAAAAAAATCACTGAACCAGAAGGCAAAAAAGACATCTTGGAAGAGGAAGCAATAAAAACGGAAGAAGAAACCAATGAAGAAGAAAATTAA